A single genomic interval of Lepidochelys kempii isolate rLepKem1 chromosome 13, rLepKem1.hap2, whole genome shotgun sequence harbors:
- the RABGGTA gene encoding geranylgeranyl transferase type-2 subunit alpha isoform X3 codes for MSSPPDPPQHGRLKVKTTEEQAEAKRLEREKKLRQYVAATTAIFEKRKMGQLDKEALELTNQILGVNPDFATLWNFRREIILRLEGEGSPEETQSLCRGELSFLETCLRVNPKSYGTWHHRCWVMGHVPHPDWARELELCAKFLESDERNFHCWDYRRFVVQRAQVPAADELRFTDHLITRNFSNYSSWHYRSRLLPQLHPDPRQPGRPTEAVLLKELELVQNAFFTDPNDQSAWFYHRWLLGRAEPEPTILCVYVSREDSSLAVAFSQPVVVTPGSCDLLLFADEAPLAVNWRTPDGRNRPGLMWLCDLPASALNDHWPQHTFRVQWAGGESQKECVLFKGRSDGWCRDSVTEEQVFRCELSVEKSTVLQSELESCKELQALEPENKWCLLTIILLMRALDPLVYERETLSYFDTLKAADPMRSAYLDDLRSRFLVENSILRMEYAEARVVDLSGRGLTVLCHLEQLPLITHLNLAGNRLRRLPPTLAMLRCLEVLELEGNQIETLEGLPPLPRLEEFSARSNRILQPPPWGREPPRAAGRGGAEEGWGGGLGPSSHCTLLDSPPPGIQRPSDLRPLASFPRLRLLALQGNPLGALPDAQSQLAALLPRVEITLA; via the exons AGGAAGATGGGGCAGCTGGACAAAGAGGCGCTGGAGCTGACCAATCAGATCTTGGGGGTCAACCCCGACTTCGCCACCCTCTGGAACTTCCGCCGGGAGATCATCCTCCgcctggagggggaggg GTCCCCAGAGGAGACGCAGTCACTGTGCCGCGGGGAGCTCTCGTTCCTGGAGACCTGCCTGCGGGTGAACCCCAAGTCATACGGGACGTGGCACCACCGCTGCTGGGTGATGGGGCACGTCCCCCACCCCGACTGGGCCCGTGAGCTGGAGCTGTGCGCCAAGTTCCTGGAGAGTGACGAGCGCAACT TTCACTGCTGGGATTACCGGCGCTTCGTGGTGCAGCGCGCCCAGGTGCCAGCCGCGGACGAGCTGCGCTTCACTGACCACCTCATCACCCGCAACTTCTCCAACTATTCATCCTGGCACTACCGCAGCCGCCTACTGCCccagctgcaccctgacccccgGCAGCCGGGCCGCCCCACTGAGGCCGTGCTGCTCAAAG AGCTGGAGCTGGTGCAAAATGCTTTCTTCACCGACCCCAATGACCAGAGCGCCTGGTTCTACCATCGCTGGCTGCTGGGCAGAG ctgagcCGGAGCCGACCATCCTGTGTGTCTACGTGAGCCGAGAGGACTCCTCGCTGGCGGTGGCTTTCTCCCAGCCCGTGGTG GTGACACCAGGATCCTGCGACCTGCTGCTCTTCGCAGACGAGGCCCCCCTGGCAGTGAATTGGCGCACACCCGACGGGAGAAACCGCCCCGGCCTCATGTGG ctgtgCGACCTGCCGGCCTCGGCCCTCAACGACCACTGGCCCCAGCACACCTTCCGGGTGCAGTGGGCAGGCGGGGAGTCCCAGAAGGAGTGTGTCCTCTTCAAAG GCCGCAGCGACGGCTGGTGCCGGGACTCCGTCACGGAGGAGCAGGTGTTCAG atgcGAGCTCTCCGTGGAGAAGTCGACCGTGCTGCAGTCAGAACTGGAGTCCTGTAAGGAGCTGCAGGCCCTGGAGCCGGAGAACAAGT GGTGTCTCCTCACCATCATCCTCCTCATGCGGGCCCTGGACCCCTTGGTGTACGAACGAGAGACCCTCAGCTACTTCGACACCTTGaag gccgCTGACCCCATGCGCTCGGCCTATCTGGACGACCTGCGCAGCAGATTCCTTGTGGAGAACAGCATCCTGCGGATGGAGTACGCCGAGGCCAGGGTGGTGGACCTGTCCGGCCGG ggacTGACCGTCCTCTgccacctggagcagctgccgcTCATCACCCACCTGAACCTGGCGGGGAACCGGCTGCGccgcctccctcccaccctggcCATGCTGCGCTGCCTCGAG GTGCTGGAGCTGGAGGGGAACCAGATCGAGACCCTGGAGgggctgcctcccctcccccgcctggaGGAGTTCTCAGCCCGCAGCAACCGTATCCTCCAGCCGCccccatggggcagggagccCCCACGGGCAgcgggcaggggcggggcagaggagggctggggcggggggttgggccCCTCCAGCCATTGCACCCTCCttgactccccacccccaggcatcCAGCGACCTTCCGACCTCCGACCTTTGGCCTCCTTCCCCAGGCTCCGCCTACTGGCCCTGCAGGGGAACCCCCTGGGCGCCCTCCCCGACGCCCAATCCCAGCTGGCTGCACTGCTGCCCCGGGTGGAGATCACCCTCGCCTGA
- the RABGGTA gene encoding geranylgeranyl transferase type-2 subunit alpha isoform X4: protein MHGRLKVKTTEEQAEAKRLEREKKLRQYVAATTAIFEKRKMGQLDKEALELTNQILGVNPDFATLWNFRREIILRLEGEGSPEETQSLCRGELSFLETCLRVNPKSYGTWHHRCWVMGHVPHPDWARELELCAKFLESDERNFHCWDYRRFVVQRAQVPAADELRFTDHLITRNFSNYSSWHYRSRLLPQLHPDPRQPGRPTEAVLLKELELVQNAFFTDPNDQSAWFYHRWLLGRAEPEPTILCVYVSREDSSLAVAFSQPVVVTPGSCDLLLFADEAPLAVNWRTPDGRNRPGLMWLCDLPASALNDHWPQHTFRVQWAGGESQKECVLFKGRSDGWCRDSVTEEQVFRCELSVEKSTVLQSELESCKELQALEPENKWCLLTIILLMRALDPLVYERETLSYFDTLKAADPMRSAYLDDLRSRFLVENSILRMEYAEARVVDLSGRGLTVLCHLEQLPLITHLNLAGNRLRRLPPTLAMLRCLEVLELEGNQIETLEGLPPLPRLEEFSARSNRILQPPPWGREPPRAAGRGGAEEGWGGGLGPSSHCTLLDSPPPGIQRPSDLRPLASFPRLRLLALQGNPLGALPDAQSQLAALLPRVEITLA from the exons AGGAAGATGGGGCAGCTGGACAAAGAGGCGCTGGAGCTGACCAATCAGATCTTGGGGGTCAACCCCGACTTCGCCACCCTCTGGAACTTCCGCCGGGAGATCATCCTCCgcctggagggggaggg GTCCCCAGAGGAGACGCAGTCACTGTGCCGCGGGGAGCTCTCGTTCCTGGAGACCTGCCTGCGGGTGAACCCCAAGTCATACGGGACGTGGCACCACCGCTGCTGGGTGATGGGGCACGTCCCCCACCCCGACTGGGCCCGTGAGCTGGAGCTGTGCGCCAAGTTCCTGGAGAGTGACGAGCGCAACT TTCACTGCTGGGATTACCGGCGCTTCGTGGTGCAGCGCGCCCAGGTGCCAGCCGCGGACGAGCTGCGCTTCACTGACCACCTCATCACCCGCAACTTCTCCAACTATTCATCCTGGCACTACCGCAGCCGCCTACTGCCccagctgcaccctgacccccgGCAGCCGGGCCGCCCCACTGAGGCCGTGCTGCTCAAAG AGCTGGAGCTGGTGCAAAATGCTTTCTTCACCGACCCCAATGACCAGAGCGCCTGGTTCTACCATCGCTGGCTGCTGGGCAGAG ctgagcCGGAGCCGACCATCCTGTGTGTCTACGTGAGCCGAGAGGACTCCTCGCTGGCGGTGGCTTTCTCCCAGCCCGTGGTG GTGACACCAGGATCCTGCGACCTGCTGCTCTTCGCAGACGAGGCCCCCCTGGCAGTGAATTGGCGCACACCCGACGGGAGAAACCGCCCCGGCCTCATGTGG ctgtgCGACCTGCCGGCCTCGGCCCTCAACGACCACTGGCCCCAGCACACCTTCCGGGTGCAGTGGGCAGGCGGGGAGTCCCAGAAGGAGTGTGTCCTCTTCAAAG GCCGCAGCGACGGCTGGTGCCGGGACTCCGTCACGGAGGAGCAGGTGTTCAG atgcGAGCTCTCCGTGGAGAAGTCGACCGTGCTGCAGTCAGAACTGGAGTCCTGTAAGGAGCTGCAGGCCCTGGAGCCGGAGAACAAGT GGTGTCTCCTCACCATCATCCTCCTCATGCGGGCCCTGGACCCCTTGGTGTACGAACGAGAGACCCTCAGCTACTTCGACACCTTGaag gccgCTGACCCCATGCGCTCGGCCTATCTGGACGACCTGCGCAGCAGATTCCTTGTGGAGAACAGCATCCTGCGGATGGAGTACGCCGAGGCCAGGGTGGTGGACCTGTCCGGCCGG ggacTGACCGTCCTCTgccacctggagcagctgccgcTCATCACCCACCTGAACCTGGCGGGGAACCGGCTGCGccgcctccctcccaccctggcCATGCTGCGCTGCCTCGAG GTGCTGGAGCTGGAGGGGAACCAGATCGAGACCCTGGAGgggctgcctcccctcccccgcctggaGGAGTTCTCAGCCCGCAGCAACCGTATCCTCCAGCCGCccccatggggcagggagccCCCACGGGCAgcgggcaggggcggggcagaggagggctggggcggggggttgggccCCTCCAGCCATTGCACCCTCCttgactccccacccccaggcatcCAGCGACCTTCCGACCTCCGACCTTTGGCCTCCTTCCCCAGGCTCCGCCTACTGGCCCTGCAGGGGAACCCCCTGGGCGCCCTCCCCGACGCCCAATCCCAGCTGGCTGCACTGCTGCCCCGGGTGGAGATCACCCTCGCCTGA